The DNA segment TGTCTGATCAGCAGCGAGCATGTGCAGCGTCACTCCATCCACACACTGGTCCCTCTATGCGATATCTTCTGAGACAAGCATTTAGCTTTTTTCCTTATAGCATCAGATCTATACGCACATCAATTACATGGAAGAGAACATCCCAGATCCATCAGGTTTTGAGCATTTGGGACTAAAACAAGAAAAACCTCCAACAATCCCTCACTCTTCACAATCCAAAAGAAGACAGAACAGATTATACAAACTTGTACTGCAGGTCAGTTTCTGTGTGGGGTGAAAAACCCTGCAGCCCATGGATGATATCAGGTCACAGTTACTACAAAATAAACTCCAGGGTTTCCCTTGGATGTGAATCCTATCCTGGGACTGGATGGAGAAAATATTGAAAGCTCTTGTACCAACAATCACAACCAAATTCAAAGCTGCTCTTCGACCGTCTAGGGGTCCACATTAGACCCCCTGTCATACGACACAATACAAGACCTGAACTGCACTGGAGATCTAGGACGCTGGGAAATCAAGGTAAATAGAGGGGCTGCACTCCTGCATCAGCCCACCCATCACAATGGGACGCCTCATCTTTGATTCGATACTAATGATCAAGCCACAGGACAAAGTCTTCAATATCCATTAAGGGGGTCTGACTACAAGCATCTCAAAAGATCAGATTAAATCATGATTATCCATGAAACCTGCTTTAATGGCAGCACAATGACCAAGACTTCGCCGATAGCTACAGACACACAACAGGGACAAATGTGCTGAATGACTTCTGGTCAGAGTAACTGATTGGGAAAAGACtagttaaaccccccccccctgcaaagTTTGGGTCAAAACATAGCAATcagttgaaaaaataaaataaaataaagaatcccccccccccccttcaaaaaaGTGTAACAACCCATCTTCTCTATTCCAAGTAAAGGAGCAGTTCCATATTCCCAAAACCAACAAAAAGGTGACAGACACTGGTCATGCAGGGGTTAAGAGCCCATACACTTCTTCCTATTAGGTCATCAGGGACAAATGAGGAACCTCAATGACCTTTGCAGGACCATTTCCCCTGTAAAACAAAGCAGCGCTGATGCCGTGTTATCCCCAGTGATGGGCCTGAGACTCTGGGGGTACCAGCACCCTCCTGCAGGTACACACAGCATCAGCAGCCCCGTGGACAGGTGTGCGGAGGGGAAGGTGCTCACCTTTGGGCCGTGGTCTGCCTGTCTCAGGACGACTCCTCCTCAGGGTGGCGGGGACGATCTCTGGGGGCAGGTGCAGGAAGTCGCGCAGATACTGGATGCCCTCATTGGTCAGGTACCAGTAGAAGTGGCGCCAGGCAAACTGCTCCTTCACGTAACCGCGAGACTTCAGAGACTGCAAGGAGAGAAACAACGATCAAGAGACTGAACTCCTCTACAGCCCTGGACACACAGCAAGAGTCTACCCCCACAGGgaccctctgcccctcccccacagGGACCTACCTGCATGGCCTTCATGACGTGTAGGTTGGGCACATTCTTGTCTGCCAGCTCCGGGTGCTTGGGCATGTGGACGTCTTTCTTGGCCACCATGACGCCCTCCTTAAAGAGGAGCTCATAGATGGCAATGCGATCTTTCTTGGGCATCAACATCTGAGGGAGAACAATAAGTGATTGAAGGTTTGGGGCACAGACTCACAAGTGCTGCTTATGTTGTAAAGTGGCTGCGTTTGGTATTGCATCTCTGTGCCACTGGCTTAGGCTGCAGACAGATGGACATCACAGCTTGTAAGGTGGAAATAACACGAGATCCATGACGACGACGACAATGACAACAACAACAGGGCTGCCGGGTGCCCCCCCGACATCCAGTGCCTGGCACAGGCCACACTGGCTCCATCTTATGATACATCACAATCATCACTGGACAGATCACAACATACCCCACAACCCTATGGGTCCCCCAATTCCTGATTAATAAGGGGAGTCCCCCACATCACCCCATAACTATCCTGCAAGTAACAGATACTGATGCTATGGCAGGTCCTgcagtgtgcacagggctctgGCCCACTGGGGTCATCACTGCTCTGGACAATGGGGGCCCCCCCCCTCTATGAAGAGACCACCCGTTCCCCCCAGACCTCAGCTGGGGGTCCCAAATATCAGTCCAGGAGCTGGACCCCTCCTCACCCTGTGTATAAGATGTTAGTACAGAGCAGACAGGACGTGTATTGGGGGGTCTCAGTCGGCTCATAGGGTTTACTGCCTCTGTGTATAAGGGGGTGCACACCACGTGACCCTGCCCGGAAGGGGTTAACCCCCGCAGCTCGGAGGCCGCAGCCGTCACTAGGACTATTATCCCCCCATAACAAGCCCCGGCTCAGCCATACCCGCCCGGGCCGCTGCCTCCACCTCCCCGGGACACCACAGACCACACACAGGCACCGGGCAGCGGCGGATGGCGGCCATCCAGGACGGATTACCGGCCGCCGGTACAGGCTCACCTCTGCAGCTCTATCGGAGGCCTGAACAGGAAAGGAAGGAGCATGCGCAGAGCGGCGGAACTTCCCTCTACAAACAGGACCCCGGCTGAGGTGTCCCAGGAAATGCCTGCGCGGATTGCCTATCACGTGACGCCGGGGGCCTGGGCGCGCGTGCGTCGTGTGGTTACGCTGTCGGCGTCGTTACCCTGGTGACGCGTGGTGGAGGATTGTTGTGGACCAGGATCGGCAGAAATGACCCCCGTGTCCCTATTACATACTCTGGTAGAGGCGCCATATACAGAGGGAAGCTTAGGTACTCAGTGGACTCACTACCATACATAAGTGGAGTCACCCAGGAGCAGCACAGTTTTACAAGCTGTTATACTGCACCCCCCTTGCCTGACCTCATACAGTGGgtggaagtgttcctgcacagtgtaacagcttgtgaagctacagcacggaggggatctggtaacacctccagagccctcctggctcattagcataatttatggGAGAATTATGGAACCTCTCCTATTTTTCTTCATGCACAAAAAATGATGGCAGGTCGTTTTTTCCCACTGATGAGGCTCGGGAAGCAGGTGTTGTGTTTTCTAGCCACTGCTAAGGCCGCGTTCACAAGATGCATGCAGGTTTTTCTGACGCAGCAAAAGACCAAAACGCTTTTTATAATCCTCATCAGATGAAAGCGATTGTCTCCTGCATCCTTGAAAGAGGCATAAATGTTGGGACTTTGATGAAAAAgttaaagttttttaaaacatgcgtttttatgatctgaaaactcactaactaaaaacgccctaaaaacgccatgtgtgacatcaccctaaatcgggtgttcttaagtaggggaccgcctgtatgccaAAAGACCCCAATGCACTAGCGCAGGGTTTGATGGCACCCCTAGACAGCACGGTCCATATTTGACTGCAgtatctaaggggttaaacactgtgGGTCCCAGGTTAGTGATAACACAGCTCGGCGCCAGGTCCAGCAAACGTAATAAAATGGAACAGATACAAACAAAACGGATCACTACGTCTACCACCGGGAAGTGATTGTTCTAACGTTTTACcaatgaggccgcggtcacacgtaccgctaggcgtccattcataacgcgacactagcgcacagggggaggtcctcggcccaaacgcacatgcgtctccattgaaacgcatgcgatcgacttatcaattgcatgcgtttgggccgaggacctccccctgtgcgctagtgtcgcgttatgaacggacgcctagcggtacgtgtgaccgcggcctaaagcAGTTGAGGTTTTGCTCCATCAGTGCGAGGGCCAGATCCTTCTTCTGATGTGTTTTGTCTCCGGAAGCCTGTGGACTATGCGAGCATCAGACGAGGAGCGAGTGACACTCATTATCTCATTATTAATCACTTCTGGCCCAGATGTCACCAGCTTGTTCTTCATATTGAACTATTTAGAAGTCTTATTTAGCCGTTATCACCGGCGCATGTGCAGGTTACGTATA comes from the Engystomops pustulosus chromosome 5, aEngPut4.maternal, whole genome shotgun sequence genome and includes:
- the RPS10 gene encoding small ribosomal subunit protein eS10, with product MLMPKKDRIAIYELLFKEGVMVAKKDVHMPKHPELADKNVPNLHVMKAMQSLKSRGYVKEQFAWRHFYWYLTNEGIQYLRDFLHLPPEIVPATLRRSRPETGRPRPKGLEGERPARLSRGETDRDTYRRSAAPPGADKKAEAGAGASTEFQFRGGFGRGRGQQPPQ